A genomic window from Cucumis melo cultivar AY chromosome 8, USDA_Cmelo_AY_1.0, whole genome shotgun sequence includes:
- the LOC103484586 gene encoding cysteine-rich receptor-like protein kinase 44, which produces MDMGILFLRLSIRLFLLFSLFSQLMFITTTTSQPDFFYHICSEKGNYTNNSPFEKNLDNVLASISSNSNTDTRHVDYGFYNATSGEDPDTANAKVLCRKGVPLEQCRTCVNNSVLRIKQNCPNQKEGAGWYGDCQILYSNNSVHDETDLPAFRILFNTGRAPDQNGFNEELRELLDGLRVEAASGTSIRKSAAGDVKLQNPNTYTIYGLVDCFPDMSYFSCDVCLSRLQSNLPTCCSGSIGARLIAASCQINYEIHPLYESLLPPPPSPLPLRPSDSDLPDFPTSSSPPTQGNNSNTIIIVIVVTVSIASVIILIVGICLVRRFRKRKQKGLLRKFGNVDVEDASDEISIVETIQFDFDVIKDATNDFSNENKLGQGGFGAVYKGKLPNGQHIAVKRLAHNSQQGDAEFKNEVLLVVKLQHRNLVRLLGFCLQGSERLLIYEFVPNGSLDHFIFDFEKRILLDWGRRYKIINGIARGLLYLHEDSRLRIIHRDLKASNILLDEEMNPKIADFGLARLFEVDETQGNTSRIVGTYGYMAPEYITHGQFSIKSDVFSFGVLVLEIVSGQKNNCLSNGENREDLTSFTWNNWRAGATTNVIDSTLGIGSRIEMIRCIHIGLLCVQENVANRPTMASVVMMLSSSSLTLPIPSKPAFFMDSVTGGSNTNEFNHSKSTTLQHSDNETSVTELHPR; this is translated from the exons ATGGATATGGGAATTTTGTTTTTGAGATTATCCATTAGGCTTTTCCtcctcttctctcttttttcacAACTGATGTTTATAACCACAACAACATCTCAGCCCGACTTCTTTTATCACATCTGTTCAGAAAAAGGAAACTACACCAACAACAGCCCTTTCGAGAAAAATCTTGACAATGTTCTTGCTTCAATCTCCTCCAATTCCAACACCGACACGCGCCACGTCGACTACGGTTTCTATAACGCAACCTCCGGAGAAGATCCCGACACAGCCAACGCTAAGGTTCTTTGTCGTAAAGGAGTTCCGTTGGAACAATGCAGAACTTGCGTGAATAACTCTGTTCTTAGAATTAAACAAAACTGTCCGAACCAGAAGGAAGGTGCAGGATGGTACGGCGATTGCCAGATTCTTTACTCAAACAACTCTGTTCACGATGAGACAGACTTGCCTGCCTTTCGAATTTTATTCAACACCGGTAGAGCCCCAGACCAGAACGGTTTCAATGAGGAACTCAGAGAGTTATTGGATGGACTGCGCGTGGAGGCTGCATCAGGGACTTCGATTCGGAAGTCTGCAGCCGGAGATGTGAAGCTTCAAAATCCGAATACTTATACTATATATGGGCTTGTTGATTGTTTTCCCGACATGTCGTACTTCAGTTGTGATGTCTGCCTCAGTCGGCTTCAAAGTAATCTTCCTACTTGTTGTAGCGGCAGCATAGGAGCAAGATTGATTGCAGCTAGTTGTCAAATCAATTATGAAATTCACCCTCTCTATGAATCACTTCTCCCTCCGCCCCCATCCCCGCTCCCGCTTCGGCCGTCAGATTCTGATCTCCCTGATTTCCCCACTTCATCTTCTCCGCCAACACAAG GAAATAATAGCAATACTATTATAATAGTTATAGTTGTTACAGTGTCCATCGCTTCTGTCATCATTCTCATTGTTGGGATTTGCTTGGTTCGGAGATTCAGAAAAAGAAAGCAGAAAGGACTACTAAGAAAATTTGGAA ATGTTGATGTTGAAGATGCCAGTGATGAAATTAGCATTGTGGAAACAattcaatttgattttgatGTCATTAAAGATGCAACTAATGACTTCTCAAATGAAAACAAGCTAGGACAGGGTGGGTTTGGAGCTGTTTACAAG GGTAAGCTACCTAATGGACAACATATTGCAGTCAAGAGGCTTGCGCATAATTCACAACAAGGAGATGCTGAATTCAAAAATGAAGTCCTTTTGGTAGTCAAACTTCAACATCGAAATTTGGTTAGGCTATTGGGATTCTGCTTGCAAGGAAGCGAAAGACTTCTCATTTATGAGTTTGTACCAAATGGCAGCCTTGACCATTTCATATTTG ATTTTGAGAAGCGTATACTCTTGGATTGGGGAAGACGATACAAAATCATAAATGGCATTGCACGAGGACTTCTTTATCTTCATGAAGATTCTCGCCTTCGAATCATTCATCGTGATCTCAAAGCTAGCAATATTCTGTTAGATGAAGAAATGAATCCGAAGATTGCCGATTTTGGTCTAGCAAGATTGTTCGAAGTAGATGAAACTCAAGGCAATACAAGTAGAATTGTGGGGACTTA TGGCTATATGGCTCCTGAGTATATAACGCATGGACAATTTTCGATAAAATCTGATGTCTTTAGTTTTGGTGTTTTGGTTCTTGAAATTGTGAGCGGCCAGAAAAACAATTGTCTTTCCAACGGAGAAAATAGAGAAGATCTCACCAGCTTT ACTTGGAATAATTGGAGGGCAGGAGCAACAACAAATGTCATAGATTCAACACTTGGTATTGGTTCAAGAATTGAAATGATAAGATGCATTCACATTGGACTATTGTGTGTTCAAGAAAATGTAGCAAACCGACCAACAATGGCTTCAGTGGTTATGATGCTAAGTAGTTCTTCTCTTACTCTCCCTATACCCTCTAAACCTGCATTCTTTATGGATAGTGTCACCGGTGGATCCAACACAAATGAGTTTAATCATTCTAAAAGTACAACTCTTCAACATTCGGATAACGAAACTTCAGTTACAGAACTTCATCCTCGTTAA